In Chitinophaga sp. HK235, a single window of DNA contains:
- a CDS encoding TldD/PmbA family protein, with translation MPILSKEAAQALLKKVLAYSKADECEVRLFGGESGNVRYARNAVSTSGANSKSTLVVSSAFGKKLGTATINEFDDASLEKVVRRAEELARLAPENPEYMSVLGPQQYAAASATFHKDTAAVDPAYRAEAVAQSLSITKQNHLVAAGYLENNVGYSAIMNSKGLFAYYDSTDINFSITVRTEDGTGSGYAAKAYNDVTKLDIKKESSAAAMKAAGSKGAKALEPGKYTVILEPAASIVLLENLIFGMDARSAEEGRSFLSKAGGKTKLGDKLMDDSVTIYSDPWHPDMPTSYYNGDGRPQEKITWIEKGVVKNMYYSRYWAQKDNVRAVPSPDAFIMEGGTASLEDLIKSTEKGILVTRFWYIRPVDPQTLLFTGLTRDGTFYIENGVIKHPVKNFRFNESPVIMLNNVEALGKPERAVSGESGASAILPPMKLREFTFTSLSDAI, from the coding sequence ATGCCGATACTCAGTAAAGAAGCAGCGCAGGCATTATTGAAAAAAGTGCTTGCCTACTCAAAAGCAGATGAATGTGAGGTACGCCTCTTTGGTGGCGAATCCGGTAATGTGCGTTATGCGCGTAACGCCGTATCTACCAGTGGTGCCAACAGTAAAAGTACACTGGTGGTATCTTCTGCTTTCGGTAAAAAACTGGGAACAGCTACCATCAACGAATTTGATGATGCTTCCCTGGAGAAGGTGGTCAGAAGAGCAGAAGAACTGGCCCGCCTGGCACCGGAGAACCCGGAATACATGTCTGTTCTGGGCCCGCAGCAATATGCCGCCGCATCTGCTACCTTTCATAAAGATACAGCTGCCGTAGACCCGGCCTACCGCGCAGAAGCAGTAGCACAAAGCCTCTCCATCACCAAACAAAATCACCTGGTGGCGGCCGGTTATCTGGAAAACAACGTCGGCTACTCCGCCATAATGAATTCCAAGGGGCTTTTCGCCTACTACGATTCTACAGACATTAACTTCAGCATCACCGTCCGCACAGAAGACGGTACCGGCTCCGGTTATGCAGCTAAAGCATATAACGACGTCACCAAACTGGATATTAAAAAAGAATCCAGCGCAGCGGCTATGAAAGCTGCTGGTTCCAAAGGCGCTAAAGCATTGGAACCCGGCAAATACACGGTGATCCTGGAACCCGCCGCTTCCATCGTGTTACTGGAAAATCTCATCTTTGGTATGGATGCCCGCAGTGCGGAAGAAGGCAGAAGTTTCCTCAGTAAGGCTGGCGGCAAAACCAAGCTGGGAGATAAACTCATGGATGATAGTGTTACTATCTACTCCGATCCCTGGCATCCTGATATGCCTACTTCCTATTACAACGGTGATGGAAGACCCCAGGAAAAAATCACCTGGATCGAAAAAGGAGTGGTTAAAAATATGTATTATTCCCGCTACTGGGCACAGAAGGATAATGTAAGAGCCGTTCCTTCTCCGGATGCCTTTATCATGGAAGGCGGTACTGCTTCGCTGGAAGATCTGATCAAAAGCACTGAGAAGGGTATCCTCGTAACACGCTTCTGGTATATCCGTCCGGTAGACCCACAAACGCTGTTGTTTACAGGGCTTACCCGCGACGGAACTTTCTACATCGAAAACGGAGTGATCAAACATCCGGTGAAGAACTTCCGTTTCAATGAAAGTCCGGTGATCATGTTGAATAACGTGGAAGCCCTGGGTAAACCAGAAAGGGCAGTGAGTGGTGAAAGTGGCGCCAGTGCCATATTACCGCCGATGAAACTGCGGGAGTTTACCTTCACTTCTTTGTCAGATGCGATCTAA
- a CDS encoding alpha/beta hydrolase: MNAFYWSFRHTRFHGINWIPEEFSRVMIIIHGIGEDISRYAPVARFFNQEGYAVVGLDHYGHGKSDGKRGATPGFEYILDYEAAFLAHIKELYHKPVVMYGHSMGGGVLTGFLLRRSPDILAAVISAPALIVAKRPGALLRGLLKMLNRVVPNIRLNQGLDITKISHDLEEVEKFRHNPLRHDKISIRLANDMIQNGLWCLEHADTLKTRSLLIHGVDDAFTAVEGSRLFADKAPASMLTYREWPGDYHELHNEFNRKEVLNFIAGWLSAVR, from the coding sequence ATGAACGCATTTTACTGGTCATTCCGCCATACTCGTTTTCACGGGATCAACTGGATTCCGGAAGAGTTCAGCCGTGTGATGATCATTATTCATGGTATTGGGGAAGATATCAGCCGTTATGCGCCGGTGGCGCGGTTCTTCAATCAGGAAGGATATGCGGTGGTAGGGCTCGATCATTACGGGCATGGTAAAAGTGATGGCAAAAGAGGCGCTACGCCCGGGTTTGAATATATACTCGACTATGAAGCCGCTTTCCTGGCGCATATAAAGGAACTGTACCATAAACCGGTGGTGATGTATGGCCATAGTATGGGTGGTGGCGTGCTGACCGGTTTCCTGCTCAGAAGATCCCCCGATATCCTGGCTGCTGTTATCTCCGCTCCGGCACTGATTGTGGCCAAACGCCCGGGTGCCTTGCTCCGTGGCCTGCTGAAGATGCTGAACCGCGTGGTGCCTAATATCCGACTCAACCAGGGCCTGGATATCACCAAAATTTCCCATGATTTAGAAGAAGTGGAAAAGTTCCGTCATAACCCCCTTCGCCATGATAAAATAAGTATACGGCTGGCGAATGATATGATTCAGAATGGCCTGTGGTGCCTGGAACATGCTGATACCCTGAAAACCCGCTCCCTGCTTATCCATGGTGTCGATGATGCCTTCACGGCGGTGGAAGGCTCCCGCCTCTTTGCCGACAAAGCCCCTGCTTCGATGCTGACTTACCGGGAATGGCCCGGCGACTATCATGAACTGCACAACGAATTTAACCGTAAGGAAGTGCTGAATTTTATTGCCGGCTGGCTCAGTGCGGTACGCTGA
- a CDS encoding TldD/PmbA family protein has product MKRKDFIQLSAMGLGALVLPNFSAFGKSVDPSQFLNDGIDVKLKKQLADVALNAARGKGATYADVRIGRYLNQFVVTREAKVQNIANAESFGVGIRVIANGCWGFAATNVVTKEAIAKAAERAVAVAKANSRVNADPVRLAPQKGYGEVSWKTPIQQNAFTIPVKDKVDLLLGVNNIAMKGGASFVNSAILAINEQKFFASTDGSYIDQDIHRLFPTFTVTKIDRASGKFETRKSLSSPVGMGYEYLTPTADNKVGGVVTRYKDRYDMLEDVKNATADVDQKLKAKSVEPGKYDLVLDPSHLWLTIHESVAHPTELDRVLGYEANYAGTSFLTLDKWKSRNFQFGSKLVNVVADKLQPGSLGAVGYDDEGVKCGQWDLIKDGVLVNYQAIRDQAHIIGLDHSQGCCYAQSWSDVQFQRMPNVSLQPGKEKLSVDDMIKNVEKGIYIIGDGSFSIDQQRYNFQFGGQTFYEIKNGQIVGMLKDVAYQANTQEFWNSCTAIADKSDYRLGGAFNDGKGQPGQSNAVSHGSSTTRFNGVNVINTARKI; this is encoded by the coding sequence TTGAAACGTAAAGACTTTATCCAGCTTTCCGCGATGGGACTGGGTGCGCTCGTCCTGCCGAACTTTTCTGCTTTCGGCAAATCCGTTGATCCATCTCAGTTTCTCAATGATGGCATCGATGTAAAATTGAAGAAACAACTGGCAGATGTGGCTTTAAATGCTGCCCGTGGCAAAGGGGCTACCTATGCCGACGTGCGCATCGGCCGCTACCTCAACCAGTTTGTAGTCACCCGCGAGGCAAAAGTGCAGAACATTGCCAATGCGGAATCATTTGGTGTAGGCATCCGCGTAATCGCCAATGGCTGCTGGGGCTTCGCTGCCACCAACGTAGTCACTAAAGAGGCGATCGCCAAAGCAGCAGAAAGAGCGGTGGCCGTGGCTAAAGCCAATTCCAGAGTGAATGCGGACCCCGTAAGACTGGCACCGCAGAAAGGTTATGGTGAAGTGTCCTGGAAAACACCCATCCAGCAAAATGCCTTTACCATACCGGTAAAAGATAAGGTAGACCTGCTGCTGGGCGTCAACAACATCGCCATGAAAGGAGGAGCCAGCTTTGTCAATTCCGCTATCCTGGCCATCAACGAACAAAAGTTTTTTGCTTCCACCGATGGGTCTTATATAGATCAGGACATACATCGTCTTTTCCCGACTTTCACCGTCACTAAGATAGACCGCGCCAGCGGTAAATTTGAAACCCGCAAATCACTCAGCTCTCCGGTAGGTATGGGATATGAATATCTCACGCCTACGGCAGACAATAAGGTAGGCGGTGTGGTGACCCGTTATAAAGACCGTTACGATATGCTGGAAGACGTGAAAAACGCCACCGCAGACGTAGACCAGAAACTGAAAGCCAAATCAGTGGAACCCGGTAAATACGATCTGGTGCTGGATCCTTCCCATCTCTGGCTTACCATCCACGAATCAGTGGCGCACCCTACAGAACTGGACCGCGTACTGGGCTACGAAGCCAACTATGCCGGTACCAGCTTCCTCACACTCGACAAGTGGAAATCACGCAACTTCCAGTTTGGCAGCAAACTGGTGAATGTGGTGGCAGACAAACTGCAGCCCGGTTCTCTCGGTGCCGTAGGATATGACGATGAAGGCGTGAAATGTGGTCAGTGGGACCTGATCAAAGACGGTGTGCTGGTCAACTACCAGGCTATCCGTGACCAGGCCCATATCATCGGCCTCGATCATTCACAAGGTTGTTGCTACGCGCAAAGCTGGTCCGATGTGCAGTTCCAGCGTATGCCCAACGTATCCCTGCAGCCAGGAAAAGAAAAGCTGAGCGTAGATGATATGATCAAAAATGTAGAGAAAGGTATCTACATCATCGGTGATGGCTCTTTCTCTATCGACCAGCAACGCTATAACTTCCAGTTTGGCGGACAAACATTCTACGAAATAAAGAACGGACAGATTGTGGGCATGCTGAAAGATGTGGCCTACCAGGCTAATACACAGGAGTTCTGGAACAGCTGTACCGCTATCGCTGACAAGAGCGACTACCGCCTCGGTGGCGCCTTCAACGATGGTAAGGGCCAGCCCGGACAGTCCAACGCGGTGTCGCATGGCAGTTCCACTACCCGCTTCAATGGTGTAAACGTTATTAACACAGCAAGAAAAATCTGA
- a CDS encoding TldD/PmbA family protein — translation MAILKKEEAKALLQKVLAYSKADECEVSLRGEEGGNIRYARNAVSTAGDIDNITLSVTSSFGKRSGTATINEFDDAALERVVKRAEELARLAPENPEYMPLRGPADFKDSKTYVEATAAMTPDTRAEAVAKSIQVAKEASLEAAGFIENTSSFSAIMNSKGLFAYDRDTNVVFTITTRNNAGTGSGFAARGYNDISKLDTLAATKIAATKASGSAGARAIEPGKYTVILEPVAATYMLENMFRGLDARNADEGRSFMSKPGGGNRIGEQLMDEKVTLYSDPFHPDLPANTWSRDGFPLEKTTWVDKGVVKNLVYSQYWAKNKGVQPVPQPSNIIMEGGTASLEDLIKSTEKGILVSRLWYIRLVDAQTLLLTGLTRDGTFYIENGEIKYPVKNFRFNESPVIMLNNVEALGKTERSISIESYRSYLIPPMKIRDFTFTSLSDAI, via the coding sequence ATGGCTATATTAAAAAAAGAAGAAGCAAAAGCATTACTGCAGAAAGTGCTCGCCTACTCCAAAGCAGATGAATGCGAAGTGTCCCTCCGCGGAGAAGAAGGCGGCAACATCCGCTATGCGCGCAATGCCGTATCTACTGCCGGAGATATCGATAATATCACCCTATCTGTCACCTCTTCCTTTGGCAAACGCTCCGGTACCGCCACCATCAACGAGTTTGATGATGCCGCCCTGGAAAGGGTGGTGAAACGCGCTGAAGAGCTGGCCCGCCTGGCTCCGGAGAATCCGGAGTATATGCCGCTCCGTGGTCCTGCCGATTTTAAGGATTCCAAAACATATGTTGAAGCTACTGCCGCCATGACGCCGGATACCCGCGCAGAGGCCGTAGCCAAAAGTATTCAGGTAGCTAAAGAAGCAAGCCTTGAAGCCGCAGGCTTCATCGAAAACACCTCCAGCTTCAGCGCTATCATGAATTCCAAAGGTCTGTTTGCTTATGATAGAGATACCAACGTAGTGTTTACCATTACTACCCGCAACAATGCCGGAACTGGTTCCGGCTTTGCTGCGCGGGGATACAACGACATCAGCAAACTGGACACGCTTGCTGCTACAAAGATCGCTGCCACCAAGGCCAGCGGATCTGCCGGTGCCAGAGCGATAGAGCCGGGTAAGTACACCGTGATACTGGAGCCGGTAGCTGCCACTTACATGCTCGAAAACATGTTCCGCGGCCTCGACGCCCGTAATGCAGATGAAGGCCGTAGCTTCATGAGCAAACCCGGTGGTGGTAACCGTATCGGTGAACAGCTCATGGACGAAAAAGTGACACTCTACTCTGATCCGTTCCATCCCGATTTGCCTGCCAATACCTGGAGCCGCGATGGTTTCCCACTCGAAAAAACAACCTGGGTAGACAAAGGAGTCGTGAAAAACCTTGTCTATTCCCAGTACTGGGCTAAAAACAAAGGTGTACAGCCTGTGCCGCAGCCCTCCAATATCATCATGGAAGGTGGCACCGCCTCACTGGAAGACCTGATCAAAAGCACAGAAAAAGGGATTCTCGTTTCCCGTCTGTGGTATATCAGGTTGGTGGATGCCCAGACACTGCTGCTGACCGGCCTTACCCGCGACGGAACTTTTTACATCGAAAACGGTGAAATCAAATATCCTGTTAAAAACTTCCGCTTCAATGAAAGCCCGGTCATCATGCTCAACAATGTGGAGGCGCTGGGTAAAACAGAAAGAAGCATCAGTATTGAATCCTACAGGAGTTATCTGATTCCGCCGATGAAGATCAGGGACTTTACTTTTACCTCTCTGTCCGACGCTATTTAG
- a CDS encoding TldD/PmbA family protein, giving the protein MKRRDFLHYTGLGLGAGLLSQIPIIGKAVPLDAPWYTIDPARKKELADVALNAARSKGASYTDVRIGRYLNQFLITREDKVENVVNTESYGIGIRVLANGCWGFASTDQMDKDSIARTAATAVAIAKENARLLTTPVQLAPQKGYGEVSWKAPVEKNAFEVPVKEKVDLLLSVNDVAMKNGADYVGSYMFLVNEQKYFASSDGSYIDQDVHRIWPTFQITKIDKATGKFETRDALSAPRGMGYEYMIPRESDKIKGVTTLYRDRYDMVEDARQGAQQVGEKLKAKSVEPGKYDLILDPSHLWLTIHESVGHPTELDRVLGYEANFAGTSFLTLDKWESKKFQFGSPLVNIVADKTQPGSLGAVGYDDEGVGTQKWDLIKDGVLVNYQAIRDQAHIIGLNQSQGCCYAQGWSDVQFQRMANVSLQPGTASLTPAEMIKNVEKGIFIAGNGSFSIDQQRYNFQFGGQVYYEIKNGQIVGMLKDVAYQSNTQEFWNSCAAIADKRDYRLGGSFFDGKGQPSQVSAVSHGSATARFNGVNVINTARKI; this is encoded by the coding sequence ATGAAAAGAAGAGACTTCCTCCATTACACAGGCCTTGGGCTGGGTGCAGGTTTGCTGTCCCAGATACCCATTATCGGAAAAGCGGTTCCTTTAGACGCTCCCTGGTATACAATCGACCCTGCCAGAAAAAAGGAACTCGCCGATGTGGCCCTTAATGCAGCCCGTAGTAAAGGTGCATCCTATACGGATGTGCGCATAGGCCGCTATCTCAACCAGTTTCTCATAACCCGTGAAGACAAGGTTGAAAATGTTGTTAACACTGAATCTTATGGAATCGGCATCCGTGTGCTCGCCAACGGTTGCTGGGGCTTTGCTTCCACCGATCAGATGGACAAGGACAGCATCGCCAGAACAGCCGCTACTGCAGTGGCTATCGCCAAAGAAAATGCCCGTCTGCTCACCACCCCTGTACAGCTCGCACCACAAAAAGGATATGGTGAAGTAAGCTGGAAAGCCCCTGTCGAAAAAAATGCTTTCGAAGTGCCGGTAAAGGAGAAGGTAGATCTGCTGCTTTCTGTCAACGATGTCGCCATGAAAAACGGCGCTGACTATGTAGGCTCTTATATGTTCCTGGTGAATGAACAGAAATACTTCGCCAGCTCCGACGGGTCCTATATAGATCAGGATGTACACCGTATCTGGCCTACTTTCCAGATCACCAAAATCGACAAGGCCACCGGCAAGTTTGAAACACGCGATGCACTCAGCGCTCCACGCGGCATGGGATATGAGTACATGATCCCCCGTGAATCGGACAAGATTAAAGGGGTGACAACGTTGTACCGTGACCGTTATGATATGGTAGAAGATGCCCGACAGGGCGCACAGCAGGTAGGGGAGAAGCTGAAAGCCAAATCTGTGGAGCCAGGAAAATATGACCTGATCCTCGATCCTTCCCATCTCTGGCTGACCATTCACGAATCGGTAGGACACCCGACTGAACTGGACCGTGTGCTGGGCTATGAAGCCAACTTTGCCGGTACCAGCTTCCTGACCCTCGACAAATGGGAGTCTAAGAAATTCCAGTTCGGTAGTCCGCTGGTAAACATCGTGGCGGATAAAACACAACCAGGCTCTCTGGGCGCTGTAGGCTATGATGACGAAGGGGTAGGTACACAGAAATGGGACCTGATTAAAGATGGTGTGCTGGTCAACTACCAGGCTATCCGTGACCAGGCACATATCATCGGATTGAACCAGTCTCAGGGCTGCTGCTATGCCCAAGGTTGGTCTGATGTGCAGTTTCAGCGTATGGCCAATGTATCCTTGCAACCCGGTACAGCTTCCCTGACGCCTGCCGAAATGATCAAAAATGTAGAGAAAGGTATCTTCATCGCAGGCAACGGCTCTTTCTCCATCGATCAGCAGCGCTACAATTTCCAGTTCGGCGGACAGGTCTATTATGAAATCAAAAACGGCCAGATCGTGGGCATGCTCAAAGATGTGGCTTACCAAAGCAATACACAGGAATTCTGGAACTCCTGTGCTGCCATCGCAGATAAAAGGGATTACCGCCTCGGAGGTTCCTTCTTCGATGGAAAAGGCCAGCCATCGCAGGTGAGCGCCGTTTCCCACGGCTCTGCCACTGCACGTTTCAACGGAGTAAATGTTATTAATACAGCTAGAAAAATTTAA
- a CDS encoding 3-ketoacyl-ACP reductase, translating to MESLQGKKVLITGGGKGIGRAVAVALAQEGADIALIGRSEAPLKEVVEAVSGLGVKATYAIADVGSMEAVNAAVATLTQELGSIDILINNAGIAAFGGFMDLTPAQWEDIIRVNLLGVYYVTRAILPDMIARQTGDIINIASTAGQRGAPLTSAYSASKFGLLGLTESLMLEVRKHNIRVSALTPSTIATDMAKALNLTDGNPERVLQPEDLAEFIVAQLKMNRRVLLKSAGLWSTNP from the coding sequence ATGGAATCATTACAAGGAAAAAAGGTGCTGATCACAGGCGGTGGTAAAGGAATAGGACGTGCTGTAGCCGTGGCCCTCGCACAGGAAGGGGCAGATATTGCTTTAATAGGCCGCAGTGAAGCACCGTTGAAAGAAGTGGTAGAAGCTGTTAGCGGGCTGGGTGTTAAAGCCACCTATGCTATTGCCGACGTGGGCTCCATGGAAGCCGTAAACGCAGCCGTAGCCACTCTTACCCAGGAGCTGGGCAGCATCGACATTCTGATCAACAATGCAGGTATCGCCGCATTCGGCGGATTTATGGACCTCACTCCCGCACAATGGGAAGACATTATCCGTGTAAACCTGCTCGGCGTATACTATGTAACCCGTGCTATATTACCAGACATGATAGCCCGTCAAACCGGCGACATCATCAACATAGCTTCTACAGCCGGCCAGCGTGGCGCCCCGCTCACCAGCGCCTACAGCGCCTCTAAGTTTGGCCTGCTGGGCCTCACCGAATCACTGATGCTTGAAGTAAGAAAACATAATATACGCGTCAGCGCCCTCACCCCCAGCACCATCGCCACCGATATGGCCAAAGCACTCAACCTCACCGATGGCAACCCGGAGAGAGTATTGCAGCCTGAAGACCTCGCGGAGTTCATCGTTGCGCAGCTTAAAATGAACAGAAGAGTGCTGCTGAAATCAGCGGGGTTATGGTCCACCAACCCATAA
- a CDS encoding aldose 1-epimerase family protein has product MITISNELLTIQLAEAGAELQHIVRNDSGLEYLWSGDPAIWGKKSPVLFPIVGGLKNNTYTYNGHAYTLGRHGFAREQVFTVEEHTGTQVTFLLKDSDATLSVYPFRFVFRVRYVLEGDRLQVSYLVENTDSKELFFSVGGHPAFRVPLVEGSGYEDYYLEFNKTETAGRYPLSPGGQIELTPVPLLQQTQELPLKKSLFLEDALVFKNLTSDAISIRSHKTPHGLTVSFDGFPYMGIWAAKNADFVCIEPWCGIADNVAATGELSEKEGINKLAPGEKFERTWTASFF; this is encoded by the coding sequence ATGATAACTATTTCCAACGAATTGCTGACGATTCAACTGGCTGAGGCTGGTGCAGAACTGCAACATATTGTCCGTAACGATTCCGGGCTGGAATACCTGTGGAGCGGAGATCCTGCCATATGGGGTAAAAAAAGCCCCGTGCTGTTCCCGATTGTAGGCGGACTGAAAAATAATACCTACACCTATAATGGTCACGCATACACGCTGGGAAGACACGGTTTTGCCAGAGAACAGGTTTTTACGGTAGAAGAGCATACCGGTACACAGGTTACCTTCCTGCTGAAAGACAGCGACGCTACTTTATCCGTATATCCGTTCCGGTTTGTTTTTCGGGTACGTTATGTGCTGGAAGGTGACAGGCTGCAGGTGAGTTATCTGGTGGAAAATACAGACAGTAAGGAATTGTTCTTTTCTGTAGGCGGGCATCCGGCTTTCAGGGTCCCGCTGGTGGAGGGTTCCGGCTACGAAGATTATTACCTGGAATTCAATAAAACAGAAACGGCTGGCCGCTATCCGCTGTCTCCGGGAGGGCAGATAGAGCTGACACCGGTACCGTTATTACAACAAACACAGGAACTGCCTTTAAAGAAGTCGTTGTTCCTGGAAGATGCGCTGGTATTCAAAAACCTGACTTCCGATGCCATCAGTATCCGCAGCCATAAAACACCACATGGCCTCACGGTATCATTTGATGGTTTCCCTTATATGGGCATATGGGCCGCCAAAAACGCGGACTTTGTATGTATTGAACCCTGGTGTGGCATCGCCGACAATGTGGCTGCCACCGGTGAACTAAGTGAAAAAGAAGGCATCAACAAATTAGCGCCGGGAGAAAAATTTGAACGCACCTGGACCGCCTCGTTTTTTTAA